A stretch of the Malus sylvestris chromosome 10, drMalSylv7.2, whole genome shotgun sequence genome encodes the following:
- the LOC126586068 gene encoding (E,E)-alpha-farnesene synthase, whose protein sequence is MEFRVHLQADNEQKIFQNQMKPEPEASYLINQRRSANYKPNIWKNDFLDQSLISKYDGDEYRKLSEKLIEEVKIYISAETMDLVAKLELIDSVRKLGLANLFEKEIKEALDSIAAIESDNLGTRDDLYGTALHFKILRQHGYKVSQDIFGRFMDEKGTLENHHFAHLKGMLELFEASNLGFEGEDILDEAKASLTLALRDSGHICYPDSNLSRDVVHSLELPSHRRVQWFDVKWQINAYEKDICRVNATLLELAKLNFNVVQAQLQKNLREASRWWANLGFADNLKFARDRLVECFSCAVGVAFEPEHSSFRICLTKVINLVLIIDDVYDIYGSEEELKHFTNAVDRWDSRETEQLPECMKMCFQVLYNTTCEIAREIEEENGWNQVLPQLTKVWADFCKALLVEAEWYNKSHIPTLEEYLRNGCISSSVSVLLVHSFFSITHEGTKEMADFLHKNEDLLYNISLIVRLNNDLGTSAAEQERGDSPSSIVCYMREVNASEETARKNIKGMIDNAWKKVNGKCFTTNQVPFLSSFMNNATNMARVAHSLYKDGDGFGDQEKGPRTHILSLLFQPLVN, encoded by the exons ATGGAATTCAGAGTTCACTTGCAAGCTGATAATGAGCAGAAAATTTTTCAAAACCAGATGAAACCCGAACCTGAAGCCTCTTACTTGATTAATCAAAGACGGTCTGCAAATTACAAGCCAAATATTTGGAAGAACGATTTCCTAGATCAATCTCTTATCAGCAAATACGAT GGAGATGAGTATCGGAAGCTGTCTGAGAAGTTAATAGAAGAAGTTAAGATTTATATATCTGCTGAAACAATGGATTTAGTAGCTAAGTTGGAGCTCATTGACAGCGTCCGAAAACTAGGCCTCGCGAACCTCTTCGAAAAGGAAATCAAGGAAGCCCTAGACAGCATTGCAGCTATCGAAAGCGACAATCTCGGCACAAGAGACGATCTCTATGGTACTGCATTACACTTCAAGATCCTCAGGCAGCATGGCTATAAAGTTTCACAAG ATATATTTGGTAGATTCATGGATGAAAAGGGCACATTAGAGAACCACCATTTCGCGCATTTAAAAGGAATGCTGGAACTTTTCGAGGCCTCAAACCTGGGTTTCGAAGGTGAAGATATTTTAGATGAGGCGAAAGCTTCCTTGACGCTAGCTCTCAGAGATAGTGGTCATATTTGTTATCCAGACAGTAACCTTTCCAGGGACGTAGTTCATTCCCTGGAGCTTCCATCACACCGCAGAGTGCAGTGGTTTGATGTCAAATGGCAAATCAACGCCTATGAAAAAGACATTTGTCGCGTCAACGCCACGTTACTCGAATTAGCAAAGCTTAATTTCAACGTAGTTCAGGCCCAACTCCAAAAAAACTTAAGGGAAGCATCCAG GTGGTGGGCAAATCTGGGCTTCGCAGACAACTTGAAATTTGCAAGAGATAGACTGGTTGAATGTTTCTCATGTGCTGTGGGAGTAGCATTCGAGCCTGAGCACTCATCTTTTAGAATATGTCTTACCAAAGTCATCAACTTAGTACTGATCATAGACGACGTCTATGATATTTATGGCTCAGAGGAAGAGCTAAAGCACTTCACCAATGCTGTTGATAG GTGGGATTCTAGGGAAACTGAGCAGCTTCCAGAGTGTATGAAGATGTGTTTCCAAGTACTCTACAACACTACTTGTGAAATTGCTCGTGAAATTGAGGAGGAGAATGGTTGGAACCAAGTATTACCTCAATTGACCAAAGTG TGGGCAGATTTTTGTAAAGCATTATTGGTGGAGGCAGAGTGGTATAATAAGAGCCATATACCAACCCTTGAAGAGTACCTAAGAAACGGATGCATTTCATCATCAGTTTCAGTGCTTTTGGTTCACTCGTTTTTCTCTATAACTCATGAGGGAACCAAAGAGATGGCTGATTTTCTTCACAAGAATGAAGATCTTTTGTATAATATCTCTCTCATCGTTCGCCTCAACAATGATTTGGGAACTTCCGCG GCTGAACAAGAGAGAGGGGATTCTCCTTCATCAATCGTATGTTACATGAGAGAAGTGAATGCCTCTGAAGAAACAGCTAGGAAGAACATTAAGGGCATGATAGACAATGCATGGAAGAAAGTAAATGGAAAATGCTTCACAACAAACCAAGTGCCTTTTCTGTCATCATTCATGAACAATGCCACAAACATGGCACGTGTGGCGCACAGCCTTTACAAAGATGGAGATGGGTTTGGTGACCAAGAGAAAGGGCCTCGGACCCACATCCTGTCTTTACTATTCCAACCTCTTGTAAACTAG
- the LOC126584576 gene encoding glycine-rich cell wall structural protein 1.0-like, which produces MDIEVGVGVTTAMMGGDSGSGCGYGGVGGGYNGGNCGCGNGGDNCGGNGGGCGNGGGDGCINGGNNGGNGCSNCGGGGDGGINGGSSGGGMNGGGGGSNNDGCDNYGSDDSGGGYGGNGCGNCGGGGGSIDGRDNDGSDDNGGGCGYGGGGDKNGDCSGGDGVRSIYEKKRAGLRKLRKDVCVFGIK; this is translated from the exons ATGGACATAGAAGTAGGAGTAGGGGTGACGACAGCAATGAtg GGCGGTGACAGTGGTAGCGGTTGTGGTTATGGTGGTGTTGGCGGTGGCTACAACGGTGGCAATTGCGGTTGCGGTAATGGTGGCGATAATTGTGGTGGCAATGGTGGCGGTTGTGGTAATGGTGGTGGCGATGGCTGCATCAATGGTGGTAACAATGGTGGTAATGGTTGCAGtaattgtggtggtggtggcgatgGTGGCATCAATGGTGGTAGCAGTGGTGGTGGTAtgaatggtggtggtggcggtagCAACAATGATGGTTGTGACAATTATGGTAGTGATGACAGTGGTGGAGGTTATGGTGGCAATGGTTGCGGTAAttgtggtggtggcggtggcaGTATTGATGGTCGTGACAATGATGGTAGTGATGACAATGGTGGAGGTTGTGGTTATGGCGGTGGTGGTGACAAAAATGGTGATTgtagtggtggtgatggtgtaAG GTCCATCTACGAAAAAAAAAGAGCAGGATTGAGAAAGCTACGGAAAGACGTTTGTGTTTTTGGAATAAAGTAG
- the LOC126586067 gene encoding uncharacterized protein LOC126586067 produces the protein MSKKKVSGNTMTLKDFHGGSIPSDLSLPSAPGVVVRPTDRSAYDRPTAWGNPMGRADHRSRPHTSPATRHFDDKTPFLTHSVHIGRNFDEDERKPLDGGSMPRRTIGDDSIRVPLTLAEPKQAFVSAGVSSGVPSSMQARAQAPLSPSGAVSSYLERVSETSHVGGNSHSIGGNGGRGVDGACPNAWAMRKEMAGISEPVQSAWSGQSAVQKLAHASALDKVSSGRWQSKPSINYQTNIEVVRSPETESGLHSKGYGSDTYKRTDVMVERDAALARQAERGLQIDDGVQLPDHESSRAPINSELRDRKPTVYNNRVQPAPSDGKFGLAELHPVASSEPVERPKLKLLPRTKPVEGLEATVVVNAQKYQRVTESVHVETVNEAYGSTNAPKPGSAGSDGGKQAVERPKLNLIPRSQPLQHLEVNAKRDRVVLFGGARPRELVLKERGVDDVVITNPDTAQHSDKVKHQVARPDRVPASANPSRHSEKAENHPFDQRTGKKFERRDNRVDGERIDMQKNWRNDSRRSIREPERLQQQSERPPSPETWRKPEQPKPSSPDAVGLQHGKAASALELAQAFSRSVSDPKLADRFSGPRGIPGRAQMPFSRLMGPTPRPQINGY, from the exons ATGTCGAAGAAGAAAGTGAGTGGGAATACCATGACGCTCAAGGACTTCCATGGCGGTTCGATTCCCTCtgatctctctcttccttctgctCCTGGTGT AGTTGTTAGGCCTACGGATCGTTCGGCTTATGACCGTCCCACCGCTTGGGGAAACCCTATGGGGCGGGCGGACCATCGCTCTCGGCCCCACACGTCTCCTGCCACGAGGCATTTCGATGACAAGACTCCATTTCTCACTCACTCCGTGCACATTGGCCGGAACTTTGATGAGGACGAGCGCAAGCCACTCGATGGTGGGTCGATGCCGCGCCGGACCATCGGCGATGATAGCATTCGGGTTCCCCTGACCCTTGCCGAACCCAAGCAGGCGTTTGTATCTGCAGGTGTGTCATCCGGTGTGCCATCTAGCATGCAGGCGCGGGCTCAAGCACCACTCTCCCCGAGTGGGGCAGTGAGTTCTTACTTGGAGAGGGTTAGCGAGACATCCCATGTTGGAGGGAATTCTCATAGCATAGGTGGCAATGGCGGGCGTGGTGTTGATGGGGCTTGTCCGAATGCATGGGCAATGAGGAAGGAGATGGCGGGTATATCTGAGCCAGTGCAATCTGCTTGGTCTGGACAAAGTGCTGTTCAAAAGCTGGCCCATGCCAGTGCACTCGATAAGGTGTCTTCAGGTAGATGGCAATCAAAGCCTTCAATCAATTATCAGACAAATATCGAGGTCGTTAGATCTCCCGAAACTGAGAGTGGCTTGCATTCCAAGGGTTATGGTAGTGATACATACAAGAGGACAGATGTAATGGTTGAAAGGGATGCAGCCTTGGCAAGGCAGGCTGAAAGGGGTCTTCAAATTGATGATGGTGTTCAGCTACCTGATCACGAGAGTTCTAGGGCTCCTATTAATTCAGAGCTTAGAGATAGGAAGCCAACTGTTTATAACAACAGGGTTCAACCTGCTCCATCTGATGGCAAATTTGGTCTGGCTGAATTGCATCCCGTAGCGTCTTCAGAGCCTGTAGAGCGACCCAAGTTGAAGTTACTTCCAAGAACAAAGCCAGTGGAGGGTTTGGAAGCTACAGTTGTTGTTAATGCACAG AAGTACCAGAGGGTGACTGAGTCCGTCCATGTCGAAACTGTCAATGAAGCGTATGGAAGTACTAATGCTCCAAAACCTGGTTCAGCAGGCTCTGATGGTGGGAAACAGGCGGTGGAGCGTCCAAAATTGAATTTAATTCCCCGATCTCAGCCTCTCCAACACTTGGAAGTAAATGCCAAAAGAGACAG GGTTGTATTATTTGGTGGTGCTCGCCCACGAGAACTG GTTCTGAAGGAGCGAGGGGTTGACGATGTTGTGATCACCAATCCTGACACAGCTCAGCATTCTGACAA GGTTAAACATCAAGTTGCCAGGCCTGATAGAGTTCCTGCGTCCGCAAATCCTTCTCGCCACAGTGAGAAAGCTGAGAATCATCCTTTTGATCAGAGGACTGGAAAGAAATTCGAAAGGAGGGATAATCGGGTAGATGGTGAGAGAATTGACATGCAGAAGAACTGGCGTAATGACAGTAGGAGGAGCATCAGAGAGCCTGAGAGACTGCAGCAACAGTCAGAGAGGCCACCATCACCAGAGACCTGGCGGAAGCCTGAACAACCTAAACCATCTTCCCCTGACGCTGTTGGCCTGCAGCACGGGAAAGCGGCTTCAGCTCTTGAGCTTGCGCAAGCATTTTCCAGATCAGTATCCGATCCAAAATTAGCTGATCGGTTTTCTGGCCCAAGGGGCATTCCTGGCCGGGCCCAAATGCCCTTTTCACGGCTGATGGGCCCGACCCCAAGGCCTCAGATAAATGGTTACTAA